The following proteins come from a genomic window of Dreissena polymorpha isolate Duluth1 chromosome 1, UMN_Dpol_1.0, whole genome shotgun sequence:
- the LOC127844577 gene encoding protein TonB-like — MIVYIRVFCLGISAKEYHQARKSQLELHFICRPCHRQEEPMPEPTAEPVQEEPMPEPTAEPVQEEPMPEPTAEPVQEEPMPEPTAEPVQEEPMPEPTAEPVQEEPMQVDAHFDISFDVNHRVADDPEEPQDTKTEADYVAVLTAIKEKLNNPVVDNFVLDFKQGCLAKSPGPWVSRQLMTLPFLPAAHIRETFAALRDRANTPQLDALVTYMDRQWFQHGLFNPEHWSILRRSVRTNNDVEGK, encoded by the exons ATGATAGTGTATATCAGAGTCTTCTGTTTAGGTATATCAGCCAAGGAGTATCACCAGGCCCGTAAATCTCAGCTCGAACTGCATTTTATATGCAGACCATGCCATCGTCAGGAAGAGCCGATGCCTGAGCCCACGGCAGAACCCGTCCAGGAAGAGCCGATGCCTGAGCCCACGGCAGAACCCGTCCAGGAAGAGCCGATGCCTGAGCCCACGGCAGAACCCGTCCAGGAAGAGCCGATGCCTGAGCCCACGGCAGAACCCGTCCAGGAAGAGCCGATGCCTGAGCCCACGGCAGAACCCGTCCAGGAAGAGCCGATGCAGGTCGACGCTCACTTCGACATAAGTTTTGACGTTAATCACAGAGTGGCGGATGACCCGGAAGAACCACAAGACAC GAAGACGGAGGCTGACTACGTTGCCGTTCTTACAGCCATCAAAGAAAAACTCAACAATCCTGTCGTTGACAACTTTGTGCTCGACTTTAAACAAG GCTGTTTGGCGAAAAGTCCAGGACCTTGGGTTAGTAGGCAGCTGATGACGTTGCCCTTCCTACCAGCTGCACACATACGGGAGACGTTTGCAGCGTTGAGAGACCGCGCGAACACTCCGCAGCTCGATGCCCTCGTGACATACATGGATCGTCAGTGGTTCCAGCACGGGCTGTTCAATCCTGAACACTGGTCCATATTAAGACGTTCAGTACGGACAAACAATGATGTCGAAGGTAAATAA